One part of the Rutidosis leptorrhynchoides isolate AG116_Rl617_1_P2 chromosome 1, CSIRO_AGI_Rlap_v1, whole genome shotgun sequence genome encodes these proteins:
- the LOC139886034 gene encoding uncharacterized protein, translating to MGLSLKLAVVSAAIMSTAVMLRLLTPVVTDLANSDVTTIWTSLISWLKPPYLYVVINCIIITIVASSRLQSKLEEGSHSVSTFPNPVYLPAEPVKVILPVELPLVHNQPDIPFHEPEIPFLETVKYVHVPEPVKYVHVPEPVKLVEDEEPGLGIDYVDKFISDEKRDEEMEIAKIAYEEIKKNSRVNYKKSVISISTEMNQVDLSNFSMDKPPASARFSHRKPSKSATNEGGRTLKVAKPKRQDTLETTWKTITEGRSVPLNRHLGKSDTWETHGNSRQSRNSEDLPIDQHSERMTKSDTFDVNHGRGSNRKPPPLPSKLNRSGGSGRLKKEPSLGQEELNRKVEAFIKKFNEDMRLQRQESLNQYMEMINRGAH from the exons ATGGGCTTGTCTCTTAAACTCGCCGTCGTTTCCGCCGCCATCATGTCCACCGCCGTCATGCTAAGGCTTTTAACACCTGTCGTTACGGATCTAGCAAACTCTGATGTTACTACAATATGGACGTCTTTAATCTCATGGCTCAAACCACCTTACCTCTACGTTGTCATCAACTGTATCATCATCACCATCGTTGCATCTTCTAGATTACAATCGAAACTCGAAGAAGGTTCTCACTCGGTATCAACTTTCCCGAACCCGGTCTACCTCCCAGCTGAACCGGTCAAAGTCATCCTTCCGGTTGAACTACCCCTGGTTCATAATCAACCGGATATTCCATTCCACGAACCGGAAATACCATTTCTTGAAACTGTCAAGTATGTTCATGTTCCTGAACCGGTGAAGTATGTTCATGTTCCTGAACCGGTGAAGTTGGTTGAAGATGAGGAACCGGGTTTGGGTATTGATTATGTTGATAAGTTTATTAGTGATGAAAAAagggatgaagaaatggagatagcAAAAATAGCATATGAAGAAATAAAGAAAAATAGTAGGGTTAATTATAAGAAGTCGGTCATATCGATATCGACCGAAATGAATCAAGTTGATTTATCTAATTTTTCGATGGACAAACCACCGGCTTCCGCCAGATTCAGCCACCGTAAACCGTCCAAATCGGCCACCAATGAAG GTGGAAGAACATTGAAAGTTGCGAAACCAAAGCGTCAAGACACGCTGGAAACCACGTGGAAGACCATAACCGAGGGTCGGTCGGTGCCGTTAAATCGGCACCTCGGAAAATCCGACACGTGGGAGACGCACGGAAACAGCCGTCAAAGTCGCAACTCTGAAGACTTACCGATCGATCAACATTCCGAAAGAATGACAAAATCAGACACGTTTGATGTTAACCACGGCAGAGGTAGTAACAGAAAACCGCCACCCCTGCCTTCAAAATTGAACCGGTCTGGCGGTTCAGGAAGGTTGAAAAAGGAACCGTCGTTAGGACAAGAGGAATTGAATCGAAAAGTGGAAGCGTTTATTAAGAAGTTTAATGAGGATATGAGATTACAAAGACAAGAATCGTTGAATCAATACATGGAGATGATTAACCGTGGGGCCCATTAA